The window AAAACAGCTTCTCGCCCTCGTCGAGAAGAGTGGTGCTGCGCTCTGAGAGTGTCGGTACGGGAGGCGGTAGGGACGTGCCGTACTGAGCAAGGCTTGCGAGCAAGCCGGGCAAGTCGCGGCCGGCAAGATGCCGCCGCAGGAAGCGGCCAATGTCGGCCTCGCGATTGTCAAAGCAGATCTCTAGAATATCGCGCCAGTCAGCCGGTCTCGCTTCGGACGAACTCGGAACGCCGTTAGAGGCAAGTGTGCGGAAGTAAACTGCTCCGACCCGAATTCTTGTTCGACCTCCATCCTGGAGATCGCGCGTAGCTGCGACCGGGGTCTTCACGCCCGGTGGGACGACGATCACCGGATGCTCCTTGCCATCGCGGGAGCCAAACGCGACAGCAATCTCAAATGGCTCCTGCGAATAGCGCGAGATGATTGCTTGGATGTCATCGAGATTGAAGATTGCCCGTACATTCGCAGGTCTATTGGCAGTATCAGGCGCGAGCGTCTTATCGTCGAAGCCGATCAGCATATATCCGCCATTTCGATTGCGGAGCGCGAATGTGGCTTTGACAATTTTTTCGATGCCCGCAGGTTGAGCCGGGTCGATCCACGTCTTTATTTCGACATTGAGTGCTTCAGCAGGAGAAGCGACTAAGCTGTCGATAACTGATTGTTCGAATTGCATCTTGAGTAATGAGTGAGTGGGTGATTGGCCAAGCGCGGAACGCAAAAGGAAATCCTATGTTGACGCGACCTAGACAGTCAACCATGGAGCGCATAGATTTATAGTTGTACCCTGTAGAAACGAGCAGCCGGTCAGGAATGCACCGTAAGCGCTCCGCTGGTTTAATGCGAGCACTCCACGGCCGACGCAAAAGCGTCGGATGCGCATAAGCCGAAAGCCATCACGCGTATCTGTTGGAAGGTCGCTCGATCAAAATCAGTTTCTCGGAAATTACGGTGACAGTGCACTCAATTGTGAGCCTTCGAACGCGCGAAAGCGGTCGGGCTCATTGAGTGCACCGTTACGGTAATCCAGTAGCGGGTGCACTAGACCGCAGACGCGGACGGAAATGGAGTGAATTTTTCCGCAATTTCTAACCGTTTCGATCAGTAGTATAACCCACCTTTGAAGGTTGAGAATCGTGGCGCTCATTGATCCGAACAGAGTTAGATATCCCCCCGTTGGTCGCTGTATCTATTGCGATGGCACTGAAGGTCTCTCGCGCGAACACATCATTCCGTACTCGCTGGGGGGAACGTGGGTCTTGCAAAAGTCAAGCTGCACGGCGTGCTCTCACATCACGAGGGACATAGAGCAGGATGTTGCTCAGAAGATGCTCGGCACCATGCGGGCGCAATTTGGCTTTCCAACTCGTCGGAAGAAGAACCGCAAGAGCCACGCGCGGTTTTCGGTACATCGCGGCACCGGGCGACAGGACCTCACGGTCCCGATGGATCAGAGCCCAACATCCCCGGTGGCGCTTCCAGTGCTGCCGCCGCCCCTTATTCTATCTAGTATAGAGCCGGTCACAGGACCGACAGAAATCGAGATGCAGATTTGGACTATTGAACCCGTCGGCGACCAAAAAGAGCGGTTCATTGCCTTACTTGGACCGGAAGGTGGCTCCGTATCGGTCGAAATGAACTTCCCGTTTCGGTCTTTCTTCAGAATGCTTGCCAAGATCGCCCACTCCGCTGCAGTAGCACTGTTCGGGGTTGACAGTTTTAAGCCCCTGCTGCGCGAACAAATACTAGGAACCGCGCGGCTAGACATCTCACATGTCGTTGGTGGCTGGACGAAGATCGCAGCAGCCCGACCGGAGATGCCGTGGGCTATTGAGCCTGGGATCTACGACTGCAAAGACAAACGATATCTCACAATGAAGATCGAACCGCTTCGTAACTTCCAAACGCCCTGCTACTGGGTCGTGGTGGCGGAAGCGTCGGACGAACTGGTGATGAGAGTTCTCGGCCGTGACCCGCGTATGATAAGCCAGTGATGCGTTCATATCGCGCAGGGTGATACCGCCTGTGCCAGCTCCCCGTCATGCCTCGTCGAAATCGACGCGTCCCTCGTTGTCGCGCTTCGCCTGAAAAACGGCGATTTGAGGGTTGAGCGCCTTGGCCTTGGTGACGATGTCCTGCTTGTCGGCGTCGGTTATGGCGGCACCGAGATAGAGTTCGGTAATCTCCTCCGGATGATAGGCTAACGTGTTCCACGGCTCCTCGCCCTCCCTTAAGGGAATGACAAGGCGGTATTCACCCTCGTGCTGCCACGCGAGAGTCTTGGCATAGGCAATCTTGTCGAGCGCGGCCCGGCATCGGGCCTGGAGATTGCCGAACAAGCCGCCCGCGATGAATTCCAGCGTGTCGTCGTAAAGCGGAGGCCGCTTCTCGCCGTAGACCACGGGCTTGAATAGCTGAAATTTGGAATCTTTCGCAGGACTGGGCTCGATTCTGATGGCAATGCCCTTGTGGTTCTCGGCATAGCCGCTCCACATCGCCTCGGAATGCCGGTGGGTCGTCACGCA of the Bradyrhizobium sp. WSM1417 genome contains:
- a CDS encoding DUF2971 domain-containing protein, whose product is MSLPPLYKYLNVEGAKLTLGNRTFKHAKPSDFNDIEDLTINSLFPEETEAALTRLSNGFTDVILKHLDDPPTCSSPMREKVALIQYAYRTNPQAAEMVKAEIAKGGKPVFDVEHMRARADSFIKEINDYMQGCRVLCVTTHRHSEAMWSGYAENHKGIAIRIEPSPAKDSKFQLFKPVVYGEKRPPLYDDTLEFIAGGLFGNLQARCRAALDKIAYAKTLAWQHEGEYRLVIPLREGEEPWNTLAYHPEEITELYLGAAITDADKQDIVTKAKALNPQIAVFQAKRDNEGRVDFDEA